One window of the Camarhynchus parvulus chromosome 2, STF_HiC, whole genome shotgun sequence genome contains the following:
- the ADCYAP1 gene encoding pituitary adenylate cyclase-activating polypeptide, which yields MCSKAILALLVYGIIMHCSVYCSPAAGLQYPALRLEDEVYDEDGNTLQDFAYDQEPLGIANPSSVIGEMYTLYYPPEKRHADGIFNKAYRKLLGQLSARKYLHSLMAKRVGGASGGLGDDAEPLTKRHIDGIFTDSYSRYRKQMAVKKYLAAVLGKRYKQRVKNKGRRVAYL from the exons ATGTGTAGCAAAGCGATCTTAGCACTTCTGGTCTATGGCATAATAATGCACTGCAGCGTCTACTGCTCACCTGCGGCCGGACTTCAGTACCCGGCGCTCAG GCTGGAGGATGAAGTCTACGACGAGGACGGGAACACCCTGCAGGACTTCGCCTACGACCAAGAGCCCCTCGGTATAGCGAATCCGTCCTCCGTGATCGGCGAGATGTACACCTTGTATTACCCACCGGAAAAGAG GCACGCCGATGGGATCTTCAACAAAGCCTACAGGAAACTCCTGGGCCAGTTATCCGCCAGGAAATATCTGCACTCACTGATGGCCAAGCGGGTCGG CGGTGCCAGCGGAGGCCTGGGGGACGATGCGGAACCGCTGACCAAGCGGCACATAGACGGCATCTTCACGGACAGCTACAGCCGCTACCGGAAACAAATGGCTGTCAAGAAATACTTAGCAGCCGTCCTGGGGAAAAGGTATAAACAAAGAGTTAAAAACAAAGGACGCCGAGTAGCGTATTTGTAG